The Anopheles coluzzii chromosome 2, AcolN3, whole genome shotgun sequence genome window below encodes:
- the LOC120947275 gene encoding pre-mRNA-processing factor 19 has protein sequence MSLVCSISNEVPEHPCISPKSGAIFERRLIEKYIVENECDPINGQPLTAEELIDVKTPPIVRPKPPSATSIPATLKTMQDEWDALMLHSFTQRQQLQTARQELSHALYQHDAACRVIARLNKEVAAAREALATLKPQTGMSAIQAAPQPSIASEAGGVAAQPIEQAGMSAEVIQKLQDKATVLTQERKKKGRTVPEELVSQEKLRGFLTLASHPGLHSASVPGILALDINHSDQSKILTGGNDKNATVFNKDTEQIVAVLKGHTKKVTKVIFHPEEDTVITGSPDCNIRVWHVPTSQTQLLLRCHDGPVTGLSLHPTGDYVLSTSSDKHWAFSDIRSGRLLTKVADTAEYGLTSAQFHPDGLIFGTGTEDSQVKIWDLKEQSNVANFAGHTGPITAISFSENGYYLATAADDACVKLWDLRKLKNFKTIQLDDGYEVKDLCFDQSGTYLSIAGTDIRVYLCKQWQELKVFNDHTALATGVRFGKHAQYIASTSMDRTLKLYGIE, from the exons ATGTCGCTGGTGTGCAGTA TATCAAACGAAGTACCGGAACATCCTTGTATATCGCCGAAATCGGGTGCTATCTTTGAGCGCCGGCTGATTGAGAAGTACATCGTAGAGAATGAGTGCGATCCAATCAACGGACAGCCGCTAACGGCGGAAGAATTGATCGATGTGAAAA CTCCTCCGATCGTGCGTCCGAAGCCACCGAGTGCAACGAGTATTCCAGCCACACTGAAAACGATGCAAGATGAGTGGGACGCACTGATGCTGCATTCGTTTACCCAGCGGCAACAGCTACAAACCGCCCGCCAGGAACTGTCCCACGCACTCTACCAGCACGATGCGGCCTGCCGTGTCATCGCGCGGCTCAACAAAGAGGTGGCCGCGGCCCGCGAAGCGTTAGCCACCCTGAAACCACAGACGGGTATGTCTGCAATCCAAGCCGCACCGCAACCGTCGATTGCGTCGGAGGCGGGTGGTGTTGCTGCCCAGCCTATCGAACAGGCTGGCATGAGTGCGGAAGTCATCCAGAAGCTACAGGACAAAGCGACCGTGCTTACGCAGGAGCGCAAGAAGAAGGGCCGTACCGTGCCGGAGGAGTTGGTTAGCCAGGAGAAGCTGCGCGGCTTTCTCACGCTCGCCTCCCATCCCGGGTTGCATTCTGCTAGTGTGCCCGGCATTCTAGCGCTGGACATCAATCATTCCGATCAGAGCAAAATCTTAACCGGTGGCAACGATAAGAATGCGACCGTATTCAACAAAGACACCGAACAGATCGTGGCCGTACTGAAGGGTCACACGAAGAAGGTGACGAAGGTAATCTTCCACCCCGAGGAAGACACTGTCATTACGGGCTCGCCGGACTGCAACATACGCGTATGGCATGTGCCCACCTCCCAgacgcagctgctgctgcgatgcCACGACGGGCCCGTAACCGGTCTTTCGCTACACCCGACCGGAGATTACGTGCTGTCCACCTCGTCCGACAAGCACTGGGCGTTCTCGGACATACGGTCGGGCCGGTTGCTCACGAAGGTAGCGGATACGGCAGAGTATGGCCTCACGTCCGCTCAGTTCCATCCGGACGGGCTGATCTTCGGTACGGGCACGGAGGACTCGCAGGTGAAGATCTGGGATCTGAAGGAGCAAAGCAATGTGGCAAACTTCGCGGGCCATACCGGACCAATCACGGCCATTTCGTTCTCCGAGAACGGTTACTATCTGGCCACCGCTGCGGATGATGCGTGCGTAAAGCTGTGGGATTTGCGCAAGCTGAAAAACTTCAAAACCATCCAGCTGGATGATGGTTACGAGGTGAAGGACCTGTGCTTCGATCAGAGCGGAACGTATCTGTCGATTGCCGGCACGGATATTCG tGTCTATCTCTGCAAACAGTGGCAGGAGCTGAAGGTATTCAATGATCACACGGCACTGGCAACGGGCGTTCGATTTGGCAAACATGCACAGTACATCGCGTCGACGAGCATGGACCGTACATTGAAATTGTACGGTATTGAATAA